The stretch of DNA GCTGAGCGACGGCGGCGTGGTGCCGGCAGGCCGCGTCTGGGCCGGTTCACCGGCACGCGACATGCGCGCCTTCGACACCGCCCGGCTGCCGGCACGCTTGCCGGTCACCGCCGCGCGCCGCGCCGCCGAAGCGTTGTTCTTCGTGCTGGGCATCCTTGGCATCGTCACGCTGTTCTTCATGCCGGTGTTCCCGAGCTTTGTGCTGATCGACTGGTTTGACGAAGCGGGCTGGCTGCCGTGGATTCAGGGCGACGACATGCGAATCCAGCTGCTGCGCTACTTCCTGCTGGCTTTCCCGGCCAGCACGGTGCTGATCGTGCTGACGGCGCTGATCTCGGCCGGCATCCGCTGGAGCGCGCTGCCGCGCCTCAAGCCGGGCCAGTTCCCGATCCACGGCAATACCTACTGCGCCAAATGGCTGGTGAGCCAGATCCAGGAATCGAGCCTGAATGTGCTGCACGGGATTTACGCGACGGTGTTCGCGCCGTACTGGTATCGCCTGCTCGGCGCCAAAGTCGGCAAGGACGCCGAAATTTCCACCGCGCTGGGCGTGGTGCCGGACATGCTGACGCTGGGCGACGAAACCTTCATCGCCGATGCGGTCATGCTGGGCGACGAGGAAATCGACGGCGGCTGGATGGTGATGAAGCCAACCGTCATTTCGAATCGCAGCTTCGTCGGCAACGGCGCCTACATCCCGGACGGCACCATCCTGCCGGAGCATGTGCTGATCGGCGTCCACTCGCGCGCGCCGGACAATGAGCAGATGAAGCATGGCGACACGTGGCTCGGCTCCCCGCCGATCAACCTGCCGGCGCGTGAGCAGACCAGTGGCTACCCGGAGCATCTGACTTTCCATCCGTCGCCAATGCGCCGTTTGGGACGTGGACTGATCGAAGCATTCCGCATCGTCGCGCCGCATGCGCTGGTGATCGCAGTCGGCTACACGCTGGTGCTGGCGGTGATGCCGGCGGCAGGTGCTGGCCGCTGGGCCGAAGTGACGTGGGATCTGGCGCTGGCGGGCCTGGTCTACGGCGTGGGCAACTACGTATTTGTGGTGCTGCTCAAATGGCTGCTGATCGGGCGCTATCGCAAACAGTCGGAGCCCATGTGGACGCCGTTTGTGTGGCTGTCGGAAGGCGTGACCAATCTGTATGAAGGCATCGCCGTGCCGAACTTCATGCGCTACCTGCGCGGCACGCCATGGCTGCCGATTGCGTTCAACCTGCTGGGCTGCCGCATCGGCAAAGGCGTCTACATGGACACCACCGACATCACGGAATTCGACTGCGTGCAGATCGGCGATCATAGTGAACTGAATGCGCTGACCTGCCCGCAGACCCACTTGTTCGAGGATCGCGTAATGAAGATTGATCAGGTGGTGATCGGAGAGCGTGTCTACATGGGACCACGCGCATCGGTGCTGTACAGCGCCGCCGTCGGCGATAACGCCCGCCTCGGCGCGCTGACGCTGGTGATGAAGGGCGAGAACATTCCGGCCAACGGCAACTGGGCCGGCTGCCCGGCCGCTCCGCTGCGCAAATGAAAAGCCTGGCCGTCCAACGCTGGCCCGGCCCCACACCGGCGCCGCAGGACGGCCTGTTCGCAATCCTGATCAACACCAGCGCCGCGTCGTCGCCGCCAGGCACCGCAAGCGCGCCGGCGCCCAACGCAGCAAGCACGGTCCCGCCGCCCGCGTCAGGCGCCGGGCAGCAACGCGACGCTGCCCGGCGCCAGATCCGCCAGGCCGCGCGCGAAGCGCTGGGTGCGGTGCTGCGCATGCCCGCTGCCGACATCTCCATCGTCTCTACACCAGGCACGCCGCCACACGTTCTGCTGGCCGGCGTTGGAAGCCACATCGGCATCTCTTTCAGCCACGAAGACGGCTACGGACTGGCCGCCATCAACTTGCATGGACCGATCGGCGCCGACATCATGCGCGTGCAGGACATCCCCGACTGGCAAACCGTCGCCAGCGACTACCTCGGCCCGGCCGTCGCCGCCGCGCTGCAAAATACCATCAACCGCCCGCTCGCCTTCACACAAGCGTGGACACAACGCGAAGCCGCGCTAAAATGTCATGCACAACAACTCAGCGAATGGCAAGCCGGGCTTTCCGGCGCCTCCATATCGCTGATCCTGCCAGACCCGCATCTGGCAGGCCAAATCCATATTGGAGACAAAACCGCATGAGATCCGTCGCCCTGATCCTCGCCGCCATCGCCATCCACGCCAGCGCCGCCGAATGCGGCCCGGACCAACTCAACACCGCCCGCACCATCACGCTCAAGCGCGAAGGCGCCCTGTACGGCGCGCATCAGCACACCGCGCTGCCGCTGGCAAAAGGCGAAGTAGTGCTGACCTTCGACGACGGCCCGTCCGCCGACAACACCCCGCTGGTGCTCAAAGCGCTGGCCGACCAATGCGCCAAAGCGACCTTCTTCCTGATCGGCGAACATATCGCCCAGCAGCCCGACCTGGCGCGCCGACTGATTCGCGAAGGCCACTCCGCCGGCATCCACAGCAACACCCACCCGCACCTGGCGTCGATGACCACCGACCAGCAGCTGGAGGACCTGAAACTGAGCCGCGCCGCCTACAAAACCGCCTTCGGCGTCGAGACGCCAGCCTACCGTTTCCCCTACCTTGAAGAAACGCCAACGCTGCTGGAAGCGCTCAAGCGCGACAACATCACCGTCGCCTCGATCGACATGGGCATCAACGACTGGATCCCGGAAGACACCACCGCCATCCTCGCCCAGCGCCTGACCGAAAGCCTGGACAAAGCCGGCCGCGGCATCATCCTGATGCACGATGCGAACGGTCCCACCGCCCAAGCCCTGCCCACGCTGCTCAAGGTCCTGAAAGACAAAGGCTACAAAGTGGTCCACCTGGAATGGGAAGCCGCGCAATGAGCACCGACAAATGGCAAGCGGAGTTTGCAGCGCTGCGCGCCATCGTCAGCGCTTGCGGCCTGGACGAAACCGTCAAGTGGGGCCAGCCCTGCTTCACGCTGGATGGCCACAACGTCGTGCTGATACACGGCTTTAAGGAATACTGTGCACTGCTGTTCTTCAAAGGCGCGTTGATGAAGGATCCGAAGAACATCCTGATCCAGCAAACCGAAAACGTGCAGGCCGCGCGCCAGATCCGCTTTACCACGCTGGTCGACATCACGCGGCAGGAGAAGACGCTCAAGGACTACATCAAGGACGCCATCGCAACGGAAAAATCCGGTGCCAAAGTCGAGATGAAGCAAACCGCCGAATTCTCCTTCCCCGAAGAGCTGGAGCACAAGATGGACGAATTGCCCGCCCTGCGGACCGCCTTCGAAGCCCTCACGCCCGGCCGCCAGCGCGCCTACCTGCTGCACTTTTCCTCGGCCAAGCAAGCGTCCACGCGGATCTCGCGCATCGAAAAAAGCGTTCAGCGCATCCTTGATGGCAAAGGGATGAACGACTAGCCATGCATATTGATGACCTGTCCCGCCGACTTGACTTCCTGCGAGAGATCGACCGGCTGAAGTGCGTCGTCCGGCAATCGCCACTGCTAGACCGGAGCAGAAAAGAAAATTCGGCCGAACACTCGTGGCATCTAGCCATGTATGCGCTCGTATTGGCTGACTATGCGGCGGCCACCATCGATATCACGCGTGTCATGAAGATGCTACTGCTGCACGATATCGTCGAAGTGGACGCAGGCGATATACCAATACACGGCGCATCCAACGAACATCAGGCAGAACTTGAGACGCGCGCTGCGGAGCGCATTTTTGGGCTGCTACCGGATGATGCCAACCAGGTGTTCGGTGAACTCTGGCGGGAATTTGAAGACGGCCAATCAGAAGACGCCCAGTTCGCGAAAGCCCTGGACCGCTTCCAGCCGTTGCTGGTAAACGTATTTACGC from Duganella dendranthematis encodes:
- a CDS encoding YdeI/OmpD-associated family protein, with protein sequence MSTDKWQAEFAALRAIVSACGLDETVKWGQPCFTLDGHNVVLIHGFKEYCALLFFKGALMKDPKNILIQQTENVQAARQIRFTTLVDITRQEKTLKDYIKDAIATEKSGAKVEMKQTAEFSFPEELEHKMDELPALRTAFEALTPGRQRAYLLHFSSAKQASTRISRIEKSVQRILDGKGMND
- a CDS encoding 4'-phosphopantetheinyl transferase family protein, whose amino-acid sequence is MKSLAVQRWPGPTPAPQDGLFAILINTSAASSPPGTASAPAPNAASTVPPPASGAGQQRDAARRQIRQAAREALGAVLRMPAADISIVSTPGTPPHVLLAGVGSHIGISFSHEDGYGLAAINLHGPIGADIMRVQDIPDWQTVASDYLGPAVAAALQNTINRPLAFTQAWTQREAALKCHAQQLSEWQAGLSGASISLILPDPHLAGQIHIGDKTA
- a CDS encoding polysaccharide deacetylase family protein — its product is MRSVALILAAIAIHASAAECGPDQLNTARTITLKREGALYGAHQHTALPLAKGEVVLTFDDGPSADNTPLVLKALADQCAKATFFLIGEHIAQQPDLARRLIREGHSAGIHSNTHPHLASMTTDQQLEDLKLSRAAYKTAFGVETPAYRFPYLEETPTLLEALKRDNITVASIDMGINDWIPEDTTAILAQRLTESLDKAGRGIILMHDANGPTAQALPTLLKVLKDKGYKVVHLEWEAAQ
- a CDS encoding HD domain-containing protein; amino-acid sequence: MHIDDLSRRLDFLREIDRLKCVVRQSPLLDRSRKENSAEHSWHLAMYALVLADYAAATIDITRVMKMLLLHDIVEVDAGDIPIHGASNEHQAELETRAAERIFGLLPDDANQVFGELWREFEDGQSEDAQFAKALDRFQPLLVNVFTQGGTWSESCVSYEQVLERYGPTIQRGAPALWELARRWVATHFDT